One Poecilia reticulata strain Guanapo linkage group LG19, Guppy_female_1.0+MT, whole genome shotgun sequence genomic window carries:
- the acbd4 gene encoding acyl-CoA-binding domain-containing protein 4 gives MPVLAMAEPAVDHQRRFQAAVDVIHKLPKNGSYRPSYEVMLRFYSLYKQAVCGPCTVPRPGFWDPVGRYKWDAWSCLGEMSQETAMAAYVEEMKKVAQEVIHTMPMDERTASFFHHFEPLYRAIDDMPLPPASLLTLVEGPKGRQQVDGSADVKLQGEEQDPPQECLENSDPEPELNMTDEAHLLTNSIPKDSGTSEGLVLTSDSESEIFCDSVDSVEQLSNIKIPVVKSNGFHNSSIYPQSSPGQGTHLEGRQVGAGQGGEGAEDGKCQPRRGWHSGREGSYHGWRERGVPQGSPRRMAPGGGGGAGRGGGDGSEGGAERLHETHLQQQIILALRRLREDMRSVMDRLEVVERLAATHGSDWRPCLQCADAASQQEETWWPFDVSCQSVLLFMLWPFVTQGLVYLLRKAHQRSRTSS, from the exons GTTCCTACAGACCTTCGTATGAGGTGATGCTGCGTTTCTACAGTCTGTACAAGCAGGCAGTGTGTGGACCGTGTACAGTGCCTCGGCCTGGCTTCTGGGACCCAGTGGGTCGCTACAAGTG GGATGCGTGGAGCTGCCTGGGGGAGATGAGTCAGGAAACCGCCATGGCAGCATATGtggaagaaatgaagaaagtGGCACAAGAG GTCATCCACACCATGCCCATGGATGAGAGAACAGCGTCGTTCTTCCACCACTTCGAGCCTCTCTACAGGGCCATTGACGACATGCCGCTGCCTCCAGCTTCACTGCTCACACTCGTTGAAG GTCCTAAAGGCAGGCAGCAGGTTGACGGTTCAGCAGACGTGAAGCTTCAAGGTGAGGAGCAGGACCCACCTCAGGAGTGTTTAGAGAACTCTGATCCAGAGCCGGAGCTGAACATGACTGACGAAGCCCACCTGCTTACCAACAGTATTCCTAAAG ACTCTGGGACATCTGAGGGTTTGGTCTTGACCAGCGACTCAGAGAGTGAAATCTTCTGTGACTCTGTGGATTCAGTGGAACAACTGAGCAACATCAAG ATTCCAGTTGTCAAGTCAAACGGCTTTCACAACAGCAGCATTTACCCACAGTCCTCTCCTGGTCAAGGGACTCACCTGGAGGGAAGGCAGGTCGGCGCTGGTCAAGGTGGAGAAGGAGCAGAGGATGGGAAATGTCAGCCCCGGAGAGGTTGGCACAGCGGGCGGGAAGGTTCCTACCACGGCTGGAGAGAAC GTGGTGTTCCACAGGGAAGCCCAAGGCGGATGGCCcctggtggtggtgggggtgcAGGACGCGGAGGTGGGGACGGCTCAGAGGGTGGAGCAGAGAGGCTGCACGAGACACACCTGCAGCAACAGATAATCCTGGCTCTACGGAGGCTCAGAGAGGACATGAGGAGTGTGATGGACAGACTGGAGGTGGTGGAGAGGCTTGCTGCCACCCAT GGCTCAGACTGGAGACCATGCCTGCAGTGTGCAGACGCAGCTTCACAGCAG GAGGAGACATGGTGGCCATTTGATGTGTCGTGTCAGTCAGTTCTACTGTTCATGCTGTGGCCGTTTGTTACACAAGGTCTGGTCTACCTGCTCAGGAAGGCCCACCAGAGAAGTCGCACATCTTCATGA